From Deinococcus aquaticus, one genomic window encodes:
- a CDS encoding acyl-CoA dehydrogenase family protein, which translates to MNFNLPEDLREVQATIRDFMLSRVEARAHEIEETNSVPPELLREAADLGLFGLSIPEEYGGVGLGALGRCAAYEALGMGHMGFGGVISAHASIGTSGLVKLGSDEQKARFLPRMATGECVAGFAITEPSSGSDAANIRTRAEKKGDVYVLNGTKHYISNAPIAGLLTVIAITDPSQGTRGMSAFLVEPQTTPGVSIGKIDEKMGQKGALSAEVIFQDAEIPAANLLGPEHMGYREALGILTNGRVGIAARSTGAMQRLLDLSVAHAKAREQFGKPIAEFQAVQFMLAEMEIAVQTSRVLWQKVAWMVDEGQDVRRMASVAKYHATEALSQVADKAVQVAGGMGYMKDSPVERYYRDQRLLRIYEGTSEIQKIIIAGDLLR; encoded by the coding sequence ATGAATTTCAATCTGCCAGAGGACCTGCGCGAGGTGCAGGCGACCATCCGTGACTTCATGCTGTCGCGCGTGGAGGCCCGCGCGCACGAGATCGAGGAGACGAACAGCGTGCCCCCGGAACTGCTGCGCGAGGCCGCCGACCTGGGCCTGTTCGGCCTGAGCATCCCCGAGGAGTACGGCGGGGTGGGCCTGGGCGCGCTGGGCCGCTGCGCCGCGTACGAGGCGCTCGGCATGGGCCACATGGGTTTCGGCGGTGTGATCAGTGCGCACGCCAGCATCGGCACCAGCGGCCTCGTGAAACTGGGCAGCGACGAGCAGAAAGCGCGCTTCCTGCCGCGCATGGCGACCGGCGAGTGCGTCGCGGGCTTCGCCATCACGGAACCCAGTTCCGGCAGCGACGCCGCGAACATCCGCACCCGCGCCGAGAAAAAAGGCGACGTGTACGTCCTGAACGGCACCAAGCACTACATCAGCAACGCGCCCATCGCGGGCCTGCTGACCGTCATCGCCATCACCGACCCCAGCCAGGGCACCAGAGGCATGAGTGCCTTCCTGGTCGAGCCGCAGACCACGCCCGGCGTGAGCATCGGCAAGATCGACGAGAAGATGGGCCAGAAAGGCGCCCTGAGCGCCGAAGTCATCTTCCAGGACGCCGAGATCCCGGCCGCGAACCTGCTCGGCCCCGAACACATGGGCTACCGCGAGGCGCTGGGCATCCTCACCAACGGCCGCGTCGGCATCGCCGCGCGCAGCACGGGCGCCATGCAGCGCCTGCTGGACCTCTCGGTCGCGCACGCCAAGGCCCGCGAACAGTTCGGGAAGCCCATCGCGGAATTCCAGGCGGTGCAGTTCATGCTGGCCGAAATGGAAATCGCCGTGCAGACCAGCCGCGTCCTGTGGCAGAAAGTCGCGTGGATGGTCGACGAGGGCCAGGACGTGCGCCGCATGGCCAGTGTGGCCAAGTACCACGCCACCGAGGCGCTCTCGCAGGTGGCCGACAAGGCCGTGCAGGTCGCGGGCGGCATGGGGTACATGAAAGACAGCCCCGTCGAACGCTACTACCGCGACCAGCGCCTGCTGCGCATCTACGAGGGCACCAGCGAAATCCAGAAGATCATCATCGCGGGCGACCTGCTGCGCTGA
- a CDS encoding helix-turn-helix domain-containing protein yields MTVIQESPARLTRKPEEAAPMLGVGRNGVYDLIRSGQLRSIRVGRKILIPLTAIEDFLNGTGGSK; encoded by the coding sequence ATGACTGTAATCCAAGAAAGCCCCGCTCGACTCACCCGTAAGCCTGAAGAGGCCGCCCCCATGCTGGGCGTAGGCCGGAACGGGGTGTATGACCTCATCCGCTCTGGGCAGCTTCGCAGCATCCGCGTAGGCCGGAAAATCCTCATTCCTCTGACTGCCATTGAGGACTTCCTGAACGGCACGGGCGGCAGCAAATGA
- a CDS encoding cytochrome C oxidase subunit II, translating into MSGTDPAARLDHHTLERYETAWLGVAVVLTVLLFVGVLASLISGTYPLLKAGTGHAHDGPVVKGRVDPAQLAATPFATPGLVVDRAGQSVLNAQGTLDAYLVAGGFTFQPAVLRVPAGVPVTLHVTATDVVHGFQVTGTNVNVEILPGHVASLTVTFRHPGEQHVICNEYCGAGHHNMITRFIVEAPTETP; encoded by the coding sequence GTGAGCGGCACCGACCCCGCCGCCCGCCTGGACCACCACACCCTGGAACGCTACGAGACGGCGTGGCTGGGCGTCGCGGTCGTCCTGACGGTCCTGCTGTTCGTGGGCGTGCTGGCCAGCCTGATCAGCGGCACGTACCCGCTGCTGAAGGCCGGCACCGGCCACGCGCACGACGGCCCGGTCGTGAAGGGCCGCGTGGACCCCGCGCAACTGGCCGCCACGCCCTTCGCGACACCGGGCCTTGTTGTGGACCGCGCCGGGCAGTCGGTCCTGAACGCCCAGGGCACCCTGGACGCCTACCTCGTGGCCGGGGGCTTCACGTTCCAGCCAGCGGTGCTGCGCGTCCCGGCGGGCGTGCCCGTCACGCTGCACGTGACCGCCACCGACGTCGTGCACGGCTTCCAGGTGACCGGCACGAACGTCAACGTGGAGATCCTGCCCGGCCACGTCGCCTCGCTCACCGTGACCTTCCGCCACCCCGGCGAGCAGCACGTCATCTGCAACGAGTACTGCGGCGCGGGTCACCACAACATGATCACCCGCTTCATCGTCGAAGCGCCCACGGAGACCCCATGA
- a CDS encoding CBS domain-containing protein: MRIHNLMSTPVITAVPTLSLLAAAHLMRSHGIRRLPVVDAGTLVGIVTDRDLREAMPSRVSSLSPWEATTRLAAVTVADVMRRSVLTTTPDADARDAAHTMLLHRVGALPVIDAAGCVVGVVTVSDVLRDYAAAGPSATGAGAAR; this comes from the coding sequence ATGCGAATTCATAACCTGATGAGTACCCCGGTGATCACGGCTGTTCCCACCCTCTCGCTGCTGGCGGCGGCGCACCTGATGCGGTCGCACGGCATCCGGCGCCTGCCGGTCGTGGACGCCGGCACGCTGGTCGGGATCGTCACCGACCGTGACCTGCGCGAGGCGATGCCCAGCCGCGTGTCCAGCCTGTCCCCCTGGGAGGCCACCACCCGGCTGGCCGCCGTGACGGTCGCCGACGTCATGCGGCGCTCGGTCCTGACCACCACCCCCGACGCGGACGCCCGTGACGCGGCTCACACCATGCTCCTGCACCGCGTGGGCGCGCTGCCCGTGATCGACGCGGCGGGGTGCGTGGTGGGTGTCGTGACCGTCAGCGACGTGCTGCGCGATTACGCGGCGGCCGGTCCGTCCGCAACCGGTGCGGGGGCCGCGCGGTGA
- a CDS encoding alpha/beta hydrolase, with the protein MARLRWRISHRPPLPTGGALFLTGDHRAWSSEPGGWTFDSAGELLSEHPEGTLLSVKVRARHPDGTITEEGDAWGGRAAPHRHVVTGDAGIDLHVAGWQDASEGSNRPARSAPPREETVLDAPWGEQPVRLWWPAGHDGPLPLLILHDGQNAFDEAPTFAGESWDAAGAAQTLADAGHPVRIAALPVNHGRSRRYVPFPFELNDFDSGADEYADWLKGSLLPHLHARFGPVPAQDTALAGSSFGGLITAYAGLRDPGTYGTLGVFSPALWPADHAFLCWLAGRCDPQARVWIDMGDHEGGTLAASRDLVTRTRDLTDQLAPHVREARFTVGAGHWHDEPAWRERLPAFLHWWREG; encoded by the coding sequence ATGGCACGCCTGCGCTGGCGCATATCCCACCGTCCGCCCCTCCCCACCGGCGGTGCGCTGTTCCTGACCGGCGACCACCGCGCCTGGAGCAGCGAGCCCGGCGGCTGGACCTTCGACTCCGCCGGAGAACTGCTCAGCGAACACCCGGAAGGCACCCTGCTGAGCGTCAAGGTCCGCGCCCGGCACCCGGACGGCACCATCACGGAAGAAGGCGACGCCTGGGGAGGCCGCGCCGCCCCCCACCGGCACGTCGTGACCGGCGACGCTGGCATCGACCTGCACGTGGCCGGATGGCAGGACGCCAGTGAAGGCAGCAACCGCCCCGCCCGCAGCGCCCCACCGCGCGAGGAAACCGTGCTGGACGCCCCCTGGGGGGAACAGCCCGTGCGCCTGTGGTGGCCCGCCGGGCACGACGGCCCGCTGCCGCTGCTGATCCTGCACGACGGCCAGAACGCCTTCGACGAGGCCCCCACCTTCGCCGGGGAGAGCTGGGACGCCGCCGGGGCCGCGCAGACCCTCGCGGACGCCGGGCACCCGGTGCGCATCGCCGCGCTGCCCGTGAACCACGGGCGCAGCCGCCGCTACGTCCCGTTCCCCTTCGAACTGAACGACTTCGACAGCGGCGCGGACGAGTACGCCGACTGGCTGAAAGGCAGCCTCCTGCCGCACCTGCACGCCCGCTTCGGCCCTGTCCCTGCGCAGGACACCGCGCTGGCCGGCTCCAGCTTCGGCGGCCTGATCACCGCCTACGCCGGCCTGCGTGACCCCGGCACGTACGGCACGCTGGGCGTCTTCAGCCCCGCCCTCTGGCCCGCCGACCACGCCTTCCTGTGCTGGCTCGCCGGGCGCTGCGACCCGCAGGCGCGCGTGTGGATCGACATGGGCGACCACGAGGGGGGCACCCTGGCCGCCTCACGGGACCTCGTGACCCGCACCCGCGACCTGACCGACCAGCTCGCCCCGCACGTCAGAGAGGCCCGCTTCACCGTCGGCGCAGGCCACTGGCACGACGAACCCGCATGGCGCGAACGCCTGCCCGCCTTCCTGCACTGGTGGCGGGAAGGCTGA
- the lon gene encoding endopeptidase La, protein MPTETHTLPSNVPVCPVRGSVIYPTMVQHIDASRAISIGAIEAAMASDKVILIVSQKDKDIDDPKGSDLYDVGTACNVLRVRKNPDGTVQMLVSAVARVSASNYTRGDYLSADITPMPTETDEPVELQALSRELRERFEAISSGGKFTAENVQSIGGKEDIGEMADHIAFNLDFKLEDKQALLELPSLTARIRKLLTLLDTEQEVQAVQAKIRAQVKEEIDKNQREYYLREQMKVIQKELQGGEDGEEGDEAEQLRAKIDALGLKPEVKKEIDREVNRLARMHPDAAEASVIRTYLTWITELPWNERSEDQLDVGAAAAILDDDHYGLEKVKDRVLEFLAVRRLRKERAARGELSAEDVNKGPILVFTGPPGVGKTSIAQSIAKALGRKYVRIALGGARDESDIRGHRRTYIGAMPGRLIQGIRTAGTKNPVILLDEVDKLGSSYQGDPSAALLEVLDPAQNQHFTDHYMGVPFDLSEVMFIATANYPEQIPPALMDRMEVIDFSSYIEQEKLEIAKRYLLPRQLTQNGLKGNQIAFTDAALEKLISHYTREAGVRNLEREIGTVARKVARRIATGETKRAKVTDKELDRYLGQARHTPETEGKEDTVGVSTGMFYTPVGGDILFVETSISPGKGLVLTGQLGDVMKESARAALTYIKSNAERFHIDKARIDDSEIHIHVPAGAIPKEGPSAGGAMVTSLISALTGIPARHDVAMTGEMTLTGRYLPIGGLKEKVLGARRAGIKHIIMPKANESDLRDIPEHLRTSMRFHPCETVDQVLDVALVGGLKALETPRDGSAPAAPAPAKRKSTRRSPDARA, encoded by the coding sequence ATGCCCACCGAAACCCACACCCTCCCCAGCAACGTCCCCGTCTGCCCCGTCCGCGGCAGCGTCATCTACCCCACCATGGTCCAGCACATCGACGCCAGCCGCGCCATCTCCATCGGCGCGATCGAGGCGGCCATGGCCAGCGACAAGGTCATCCTGATCGTCTCGCAGAAAGACAAGGACATCGACGACCCCAAGGGCAGCGACCTGTACGACGTGGGTACCGCCTGCAACGTCCTGCGCGTCCGCAAGAACCCGGACGGCACCGTGCAGATGCTCGTATCCGCCGTGGCCCGCGTCAGCGCCAGCAACTACACGCGCGGCGACTACCTCAGCGCCGACATCACCCCCATGCCCACCGAGACCGACGAACCCGTGGAACTGCAGGCCCTGAGCCGCGAACTGCGCGAACGCTTCGAGGCGATCTCCTCGGGCGGCAAGTTCACGGCCGAGAACGTGCAGAGCATCGGCGGTAAGGAAGACATCGGCGAGATGGCCGACCACATCGCCTTCAACCTCGACTTTAAACTGGAAGACAAGCAGGCGCTGCTGGAACTGCCCAGCCTGACCGCCCGCATCCGCAAACTGCTGACCCTGCTCGACACTGAACAGGAAGTGCAGGCCGTGCAGGCCAAGATCCGCGCGCAGGTGAAAGAAGAGATCGACAAGAACCAGCGCGAGTACTACCTGCGCGAGCAGATGAAAGTCATCCAGAAAGAACTCCAGGGTGGAGAGGACGGCGAGGAAGGCGACGAGGCCGAGCAACTGCGCGCCAAGATCGACGCGCTGGGCCTGAAACCCGAGGTCAAGAAGGAAATCGACCGCGAGGTCAACCGCCTGGCCCGCATGCACCCCGACGCCGCCGAGGCCAGCGTGATCCGCACGTACCTCACCTGGATCACCGAACTGCCCTGGAACGAACGCAGCGAGGACCAGCTGGACGTGGGGGCCGCCGCCGCCATCCTGGACGACGACCACTACGGCCTGGAGAAGGTCAAGGACCGCGTGCTGGAATTCCTGGCGGTGCGCCGACTGCGCAAGGAACGCGCCGCGCGCGGCGAACTGAGCGCCGAGGACGTGAACAAGGGACCCATCCTGGTGTTCACTGGCCCTCCCGGCGTCGGCAAGACCAGCATCGCGCAGAGCATCGCCAAGGCGCTGGGCCGCAAGTACGTGCGCATCGCCCTGGGCGGCGCGCGTGACGAGAGTGACATCCGCGGTCACCGCCGCACGTACATCGGCGCGATGCCCGGCCGCCTGATCCAGGGCATCCGCACCGCCGGCACCAAGAACCCCGTGATCCTGCTCGACGAGGTCGACAAGCTCGGCTCCAGCTACCAGGGCGACCCCTCGGCCGCGCTGCTGGAAGTGCTGGACCCCGCGCAGAACCAGCACTTCACGGACCACTACATGGGCGTACCCTTCGACCTGAGCGAAGTGATGTTCATCGCCACCGCCAACTACCCCGAGCAGATCCCCCCGGCCCTGATGGACCGCATGGAAGTCATCGACTTCTCCAGCTACATCGAGCAGGAAAAACTGGAGATCGCCAAACGCTACCTGCTGCCCCGCCAGCTGACCCAGAACGGCCTGAAAGGCAACCAGATCGCGTTCACGGACGCCGCGCTGGAAAAACTGATCAGCCACTACACCCGCGAGGCCGGCGTGCGTAACCTGGAACGCGAGATCGGCACGGTCGCCCGCAAGGTCGCCCGCCGCATCGCCACCGGCGAGACCAAACGCGCCAAGGTCACGGACAAGGAACTCGACCGGTACCTCGGGCAGGCCCGCCACACCCCGGAAACCGAGGGCAAGGAGGACACCGTGGGCGTCAGCACCGGCATGTTCTACACCCCGGTCGGCGGCGACATCCTGTTCGTGGAGACCAGCATCAGCCCCGGCAAGGGCCTGGTTCTGACCGGGCAGCTCGGTGACGTGATGAAGGAGTCGGCCCGCGCCGCCCTGACGTACATCAAAAGCAACGCCGAACGCTTCCACATCGACAAGGCCCGTATCGACGACAGCGAGATTCACATTCACGTACCCGCCGGCGCGATCCCCAAGGAAGGCCCCAGCGCCGGGGGCGCCATGGTCACCAGCCTCATCAGCGCCCTGACCGGCATTCCCGCCCGCCACGACGTCGCCATGACCGGCGAGATGACCCTGACCGGCCGGTACCTGCCCATCGGCGGCCTGAAAGAGAAAGTGCTGGGTGCGCGCCGCGCCGGCATCAAGCACATCATCATGCCCAAAGCGAACGAGAGCGACCTGCGCGACATCCCGGAGCACCTGCGCACCAGCATGCGCTTCCACCCCTGCGAGACCGTCGATCAGGTGCTCGACGTGGCCCTCGTGGGCGGCCTGAAAGCCCTCGAAACGCCCCGCGACGGCAGCGCCCCCGCCGCGCCCGCACCGGCCAAGCGCAAGAGCACCCGCCGCAGCCCCGACGCCCGCGCCTGA
- a CDS encoding tyrosine-type recombinase/integrase, with product MTPQTTLKEYVLAWHDLRRDAQAAKYSHGQKNMIDTHIVPALGGRKLASITPRDLEVFYSELQHRDERRTKTLGKPLSDSMKRQVHNIMRQVFAEAVRHGDLLRNPADVVRPRYTREAAQDETSKAWTEEEAGRFYAVARQDRRGVAFCFMLSTGMRIGETLGLRWENVDVENGLVHVREALVSLSGKAHRTTPKTARSRRTIRVSGDALTILRDMPGQVQLDREAQGVRYVGSDAVFTTSRGLPILPDNVYKLMQALCQKAGVTYKGTHVLRHSFISIHGQKGQAVEVISAHVGHARASFTQDRYRTVFQKEREALTLDFAPLTKDSEEEV from the coding sequence GTGACGCCGCAGACGACCCTGAAGGAATACGTGCTCGCGTGGCATGACCTACGCCGTGACGCCCAGGCAGCGAAGTACAGCCACGGGCAGAAAAACATGATTGACACGCACATTGTCCCCGCGCTGGGCGGGCGGAAACTTGCCAGCATCACGCCGCGTGACCTGGAAGTGTTCTACTCGGAACTTCAGCACCGTGACGAGCGCCGGACAAAAACGCTTGGGAAGCCCCTCAGTGATTCCATGAAAAGGCAGGTTCACAACATCATGCGGCAGGTGTTCGCGGAAGCCGTCAGGCATGGCGACCTTCTGCGGAATCCCGCAGACGTGGTGCGCCCCAGGTACACCCGCGAGGCTGCACAGGATGAAACGTCGAAAGCCTGGACAGAGGAAGAGGCAGGGCGCTTCTATGCCGTGGCAAGGCAGGACCGGCGCGGTGTGGCCTTCTGCTTCATGCTCTCGACGGGAATGCGGATAGGGGAGACTCTGGGGCTACGGTGGGAGAACGTAGACGTGGAAAACGGGCTGGTGCATGTGCGGGAAGCCCTGGTCAGTCTGAGCGGGAAGGCGCACCGGACCACCCCGAAAACGGCGCGGTCACGCCGGACCATCCGTGTATCAGGGGACGCCCTGACCATCCTGCGAGACATGCCGGGGCAAGTGCAGCTCGACAGGGAAGCCCAGGGGGTGCGGTATGTGGGCAGTGACGCCGTATTCACCACCTCGCGCGGTCTGCCCATCCTGCCGGACAACGTTTACAAGCTGATGCAAGCCCTCTGCCAAAAGGCGGGAGTGACGTACAAGGGGACGCACGTACTCCGGCACAGCTTTATTTCCATTCACGGGCAGAAGGGACAGGCCGTCGAGGTCATTAGTGCCCATGTAGGACACGCCCGCGCCTCATTCACACAGGACAGGTACAGGACCGTATTCCAGAAGGAACGCGAGGCCCTGACTCTGGACTTTGCACCTCTCACGAAAGACTCAGAAGAGGAAGTCTAG
- a CDS encoding helix-turn-helix domain-containing protein: MTAAHGVPAGIPHGLTAGQVARALNLKEETVKRALTTGALPSWRVEHGRGWRYVRPHDLATFAADRGLPLDWGELL; encoded by the coding sequence ATGACGGCCGCGCACGGTGTCCCCGCTGGCATCCCTCACGGCCTGACGGCTGGACAGGTTGCCCGCGCCCTGAACCTGAAGGAAGAGACGGTCAAGCGGGCACTCACTACCGGCGCTCTGCCTTCCTGGCGCGTCGAGCATGGGCGCGGGTGGCGGTACGTGCGCCCCCATGACCTCGCTACGTTCGCTGCTGACCGTGGGTTGCCGCTGGACTGGGGCGAGCTGCTGTAA
- a CDS encoding helix-turn-helix domain-containing protein, protein MNVNEEIRARIREEMNRQNITQAELARRLGVKQPSVAQIMSGKRGTMPESLLDLLGALGLTLKAVPIDAQAERPGGAGDEH, encoded by the coding sequence ATGAACGTGAATGAAGAAATCCGCGCCCGTATACGCGAGGAAATGAACCGGCAGAACATCACGCAAGCTGAACTTGCGCGGCGGCTGGGCGTAAAACAGCCTTCAGTCGCTCAGATCATGAGCGGGAAGCGCGGCACCATGCCTGAAAGCCTGCTCGACTTGCTAGGCGCTCTGGGGCTGACCCTGAAGGCCGTTCCGATTGACGCACAGGCAGAGCGCCCAGGCGGTGCAGGTGATGAACATTGA
- a CDS encoding YqgE/AlgH family protein codes for MSGPLTFLVASPHLRGEVFGGAVILLLEHDRQGAMGLIVNAPMGQSVSDLLPDTPGQPDPAWMGGPVDPTLGWCLYPQPVGLDGEMRLTADLNVSSSLDVLRAVMASGQRFMLVLGYAGWGAGQLTEEAREGSWVWVEQDTPELLWDVPAGERWQEALDRLGVTPETIMPGGAQA; via the coding sequence ATGAGCGGCCCACTGACTTTTCTCGTGGCGAGCCCGCACCTGCGCGGCGAGGTGTTCGGGGGCGCGGTGATCCTGCTGCTGGAACACGACCGGCAGGGCGCGATGGGCCTGATCGTGAACGCCCCCATGGGCCAGAGTGTCAGCGACCTGCTGCCCGACACGCCGGGACAACCCGATCCAGCCTGGATGGGCGGCCCGGTCGACCCGACGCTCGGGTGGTGCCTGTACCCGCAACCCGTGGGCCTGGACGGCGAGATGCGGCTGACGGCGGACCTGAACGTGTCCAGCAGTCTGGACGTGCTGCGCGCCGTGATGGCCTCGGGGCAGCGCTTCATGCTGGTCCTCGGGTACGCCGGGTGGGGCGCGGGGCAACTGACCGAGGAAGCCCGTGAGGGCAGCTGGGTGTGGGTGGAGCAGGACACCCCGGAGCTGCTGTGGGACGTGCCCGCCGGGGAGCGCTGGCAGGAGGCATTGGACCGGCTGGGCGTGACGCCGGAAACCATCATGCCGGGCGGCGCTCAGGCCTGA
- a CDS encoding AfsR/SARP family transcriptional regulator: MTTPQTQTPSALPAPTWLLRTLGQAEVLVNGAAVVWPARSAGELLWYLHAHPDGRYRHDLLRDLWDLDDTPAALNRFRVALHRLRHALGHPDAVSERGGRYALHPDLLAASDTATLHDALRGARQAAPPREREELLRRALASADGEYLPHLSGEWVQAARQAHRAAVVEAHLTLARLHCDAHECPLAAQELVRAAATDPLIGEDHHQRLMACLATTRGRYAATEHYRRYRAFLAAEIGDTPMADTVAFAERLKGGELPCVDTPFRPAGSRD, encoded by the coding sequence ATGACGACACCCCAGACCCAGACGCCTTCCGCCCTTCCCGCGCCCACCTGGCTGCTGCGCACGCTGGGACAGGCGGAGGTCCTCGTGAACGGCGCGGCCGTCGTGTGGCCCGCCCGCAGCGCCGGGGAGCTGCTGTGGTACCTGCACGCCCACCCGGACGGCCGTTACCGGCACGACCTGCTGCGCGACCTGTGGGACCTGGACGACACGCCCGCCGCCCTGAACCGGTTCCGGGTGGCGCTGCACCGCCTGCGGCACGCGCTGGGCCACCCGGACGCCGTGAGCGAACGCGGGGGCCGCTACGCGCTGCACCCGGACCTGCTGGCCGCCAGCGACACCGCCACCCTGCACGACGCGCTCCGCGGCGCGCGGCAGGCGGCCCCCCCACGCGAACGCGAGGAACTGCTGCGCCGCGCCCTGGCCAGCGCGGACGGCGAGTACCTGCCGCACCTGAGCGGCGAGTGGGTGCAGGCGGCCCGGCAGGCGCACCGCGCGGCCGTCGTGGAAGCCCACCTGACCCTGGCGCGGCTGCACTGCGACGCGCACGAATGCCCACTGGCCGCGCAGGAACTCGTGCGGGCCGCCGCGACCGACCCGCTGATCGGCGAGGACCACCACCAGCGCCTGATGGCCTGCCTCGCCACGACCAGGGGGCGCTATGCCGCCACCGAACACTACCGCCGCTACAGGGCGTTCCTGGCTGCCGAGATCGGCGACACGCCCATGGCCGACACCGTGGCCTTCGCCGAGCGCCTGAAAGGCGGCGAGTTGCCCTGCGTGGACACCCCGTTCCGCCCGGCCGGTTCCCGCGACTGA